The proteins below come from a single Tribolium castaneum strain GA2 chromosome 9, icTriCast1.1, whole genome shotgun sequence genomic window:
- the LOC662540 gene encoding transmembrane protein 184C, which translates to MPFETCFNCLARWRLWIRPLVIIIYALAALVFVPLFLVKSLEDGFNKRDQEILIAGIFVWVAIPLSLWEIIQHVIHYTQPKLQKHIIRILWMVPIYAINAWLGLIYPKQSVYVDSLRECYEAYVIYNFMRFLLNYLNMEMDLEASLELKPQVKHIFPLCCLPDWEMGREFVHICKHGILQYTVVRPLTTAISFICKVSGVYGDGEFKGNVAFPYLIAVNNISQFMAMYCLVMFYKANIAELRPMKPLPKFLCIKAVVFFSFFQGVLIDMLVYTNIITPNSKDSTDDGLSLSTRLQDFLICIEMCMASIAHHYSFSYEPYAVTGLNQSCCQAFLAMWDVSDVHRDIQEHLGIVSSSISRRIRGRSMYTIPRGDNEYANLVSPQQGAVSAPTSGFYQNNYDEVFVNYGAVDSSQSIKNDSKARL; encoded by the exons atgccGTTCGAAacttgttttaattgtttggcCCGTTGGAGATTATGGATAAGACCATTGGTGATTATTATTTACGCGTTAGCAGCTCTTGTTTTCGTGCCTTTATTCTTAGTGAAGTCTTTGGAGGATGGGTTTAACAAGCGAGACCAAGAAATTTTGATTGCTGGAATCTTCGTTTGGGTTGCTATTCCTTTGTCTCTGTGGGAAATCATTCAGCATGTCATACATTACACCCAGCCCAAGTTACAGAAACATATCATCAG GATATTGTGGATGGTTCCCATTTATGCCATCAATGCA TGGTTGGGGCTTATTTATCCCAAGCAGTCAGTCTATGTGGACAGTTTAAGAGAATGCTATGAAGCTTATGTAATATACAACTTTATGAGATTTTTGCTGAATTATTTGAACATGGAAATGGATCTTGAGGCAAGTCTTGAGTTGAAACCTCAAGTGAAACACATTTTTCCGCTATGTTGTTTACCTGACTGGGAAATGGGAAG AGAATTCGTTCACATCTGCAAGCACGGAATTCTCCAATATACAGTTGTTAGGCCTCTAACCACTGCCATTTCTTT CATCTGTAAAGTGTCTGGGGTTTATGGTGACGGCGAATTTAAAGGAAATGTGGCTTTTCCATATCTGATAGCTGTCAACAACATATCACAGTTTATGGCCATGTACTGTTTGGTCATGTTTTACAAAGCTAACATAGCAGAACTGAGACCAATGAAACCGTTACCAAAGTTTTTGTGCATTAAGGCTGTTgttttcttctctttttt TCAAGGTGTGCTCATAGATATGCTAGTGTATACAAATATAATTACGCCAAACTCCAAAGATTCAACTGATGATGGCTTAAGTTTATCAACGCGGTTGCAA GATTTTTTAATCTGCATTGAAATGTGCATGGCCTCAATAGCACATCATTACAGTTTTTCGTATGAACCGTATGCAGTAACTGGCTTGAATCAGTCCTGTTGTCAGGCTTTTCTTGCAATGTGGGATGTCTCAGATGTCCACAGGGATATCCAAGAACATTTAGGGATTGTCA GTAGTTCGATAAGTCGGAGGATTAGGGGGCGCAGCATGTACACAATTCCAAGGGGGGACAATGAATATGCGAATTTGGTGTCCCCACAGCAAGGGGCTGTCAGTGCGCCCACATCAGGGTtctatcaaaataattatgatgAAGTTTTTGTGAATTATGGAGCAGTAGATTCTAGTCagtcaataaaaaatgacagTAAAGCGCGATTGTAA